The Wansuia hejianensis genomic interval TGGCTTGTCCCAACGGCAATCCTGTTATGAGTGTTTTTCTTCTGACAGATATGAAAGAAAATGTAAAAGGCATTCTGGTGAATTATACCAGCCATCCCGCAGTAGTCTGCGGTGAGGACTGGCTTTATACCCGGGATTATATCAATGCTCTGACCGTAGAACTTCAGAAGAGATATGGCCGGGAAGTAGTGGTGCTTTATGCCAACGGCGCACAGGGCAATCAGGTGGCTGCTGACCCCTACAAGCCATTTATCACCGGCTGGGAAGAAGCTGATAAAGTGGGGAAAGGTATGGCTGACGGCGCAAAGCTCATCGCCGACCGGATTCTCATGGACAAGGAGCTGAAGCGTGAGGTGGATATCCGGACGCTCAGAAGAGAAGTGACGCTTCCCATCCGTAAGGTTCCGGAGGCTGATGTGGCGAGGGCCAGGGAAATGTTGGAGCATCTGACAGAAGACGTACTTCTTCACGGGCTGGATCCCAGAGCAGAAGCCACCAGCATACTGGAGATGGCTGAATATCCAAAGAAGGAGGAAGATGTTCCTGTGCAGGCGGTTAAGATTGACGATGAGCTGATTGTCACTTTCCCCGGAGAAGTGTTTCTGGAATATGGCCTTCAGGTAATCCGTCACTCGCCCCTTAAGGATACTATGATCTTTGGTCTGGCAAATGACTATGTGGGCTACATACCGACAAGAGAAGCCTTTGGGCAGGGTGGTTACGAAGTGAAAACATCCATATGCAGCAGTAAATTTGCTCCTGAAGCGGGGGAACTGCTGGGGAATGCCTGCTGTGAGCTGGTGGATGACATATTAAAGTAAAAACAAGGGAGATCCAAGCATGGAAAAAGGATTTTATACGGCTCTAGGGACGCCGGTAGAAAAGGATGGCACTTTCTGTGCCGGAAGCATGGTCACACAAGTTGAGCGGCAGGTTGCAGCGGGGGCTTCCGGCCTTTTAGTGATGGGATCCATGGGAAATGAGCCTTATATTAAGAACTCTGAATACCGAAAAGTGGCGGAGATCAGTGTTGCAGCCGCCAGAGGCAAATGTCCTGTTCTGGTAGGCGTTACCGATGTATCCATAGCCCGTGTAATTGACAGGATCAAAGAAGTATCGGATATCGACGGCATAGAGGGAGTTGTTTCAACAATACCCTATTATTCCACCTGTGGCCAGAGCGATATTTATAATTTCTATACTGCTCTTGCAGATGCGTCCAGATATCCTGTATATCTCTATGACCTGGCCGTGGTAACTAAAGCGCCGATTGCTCCGTCCACGGTTCAGAAGCTTTGGAAGCATCCGAACATCCGGGGAATTAAATCCGGAAATCTGGTGACCCAGAGAATTTTGAAGCGGAGTGAAGACAGGCCGGACAATTTCAGCATGATTTTCAGCAATATAGATGAATTTGACATCGCTTACTGTTACGGAATTGATCGTAATCTGGACGGTATGTTTTCCTGTACGCCGAAAACGGCAGGAAAAATGTACCGGGCGCTGGAAGCCGGAGACAGAGAGACTGCGGGACAGTGCCTGGATTCTATTCTGGCTCTGCGCGATCTCTTCCTGACGACGCCTTCTCTGCTGAATGCCTATACCCATGCGATGAATCTTCTGGGATGTGAGGGCAGCTTTGCCATCGATTATGAAGACGGCATATCAGATGATGACAGAGCGCGGGTTACAGAATTCATGAGGAAAATAGGAGAAATTTAATATGGTATTTGACCGGATTGAAAATATAGGGACCTATCTGGGAACCGGAGAAGCGATGGACGCAGCGCTGAATTTTCTGAAAGTGATTTCCGAAGAAGGATTTGATGAATCGAGGGAATACGATCCCGGCTGCGGCGTTCTGGTTAGATGTGCTGCTTATACCACCCGGCCTCTGGAGGACT includes:
- a CDS encoding dihydrodipicolinate synthase family protein; this translates as MEKGFYTALGTPVEKDGTFCAGSMVTQVERQVAAGASGLLVMGSMGNEPYIKNSEYRKVAEISVAAARGKCPVLVGVTDVSIARVIDRIKEVSDIDGIEGVVSTIPYYSTCGQSDIYNFYTALADASRYPVYLYDLAVVTKAPIAPSTVQKLWKHPNIRGIKSGNLVTQRILKRSEDRPDNFSMIFSNIDEFDIAYCYGIDRNLDGMFSCTPKTAGKMYRALEAGDRETAGQCLDSILALRDLFLTTPSLLNAYTHAMNLLGCEGSFAIDYEDGISDDDRARVTEFMRKIGEI